The Neodiprion lecontei isolate iyNeoLeco1 chromosome 6, iyNeoLeco1.1, whole genome shotgun sequence sequence CTCGGAGACAATTAAGAAGATCAGTTATTCCGAGCTTAGCGATGCAAAAGTAAAGATTGAAGCTGTGTTAGCAGGTGCTGTTAAAAACCATCAATTTGTGGGGATAAATTGTGACGTAAAAGCTCCAAGCATCCCTGCTCTGATCTTGGGGTAATTGTTAcgacgaataaaaaaagtgGCATTCAGTGAGATGTCCTTTTGCAGTAAACACGATGAAATACCGATACTTCATAttgaataattctttttttttttcagaatccTATCTCAAGGATCTGCATTTGTGAATTTGCCATCGACAGGTGTAAGAGAAATTTCCTCTAGGATTGGACTATCATTTGCATTTTCTCAATCAGTACTCTCTGGGGCAAATTCCCTATGCGAAGTCGCCGTACACGGAGAAACGGTTAAATTACTAGAATTGGAAACTATCGATGGTACAAATAACATAGACAAGAATGAATTCGCGTTCGCTATAACGACATCAGGCTCAACAGGAATACCAAAAGTTGTGAAAGTTCCTCATGCTTCTATAGTGCCTAACATTTTAGAACTAAAGCAAATTCTCCGCTTATCAAAACATGACAAAATAGCACAATTAACGAAACTGACTTTTGATCCTAGTATAGTAGAGACGTTTTTGAGCTTGTCTAGCGGCAGTACGCTGTTCATGGTTTCAAAAGAAGTCATTAATAACccgtataaattattgaacttGATTTTTGAACATGAAGTTACATTCTTGCAAACCACACCATCACTGTGGCTGTACAGATGGAGTGAGCATCAATTAGGAAACACAATCTTTGGTAGGGAGAGCAAATTGAAAGTGTTACTTCTTGGCGGTGAACCTTTGCCTAAAATCGAAATGTTCAGAACTGTAAAACACCCAATTAATCAGACTAagatttacaatatttacggTATAACTGAAGTATCTTGTTGGGCGagtataaatgaaattaatataaatcACAATGAGGTTGAAACCTCACCTATGATCAATCAATATCTGGGGACACCATTTTCCGAGACCATTTTTCAAGTGAGAAGTGAGAAAGGCGATATCGTTTGTGACGGCGAAGGTGTCTTGTACATTGGTTCGTATATGCTGGTCTTCTAAATACTCGATTTCTCGGTCATAAGAAACACGCTTATTTTATCTCATACTTTAGGAAGTGATACCAGAGTCTGTGCGATTAACAACGAAGATTTGAAACACTTGGAAACACCAGTCTTTAGGAAAACTGGAGATTTAGTTGAAGTACgatttatacattatatcaAAAAGAAGTTTGGTACATATCACATGAATTATTTTCGAgagttttaaattttcagGTAAAGCGAAACAGGGAGTTTTTTTATAAAGGTAGATGCGACAGGACTGTTAAAAGGTTTGGTAATAGAGTAGATTTAACTGAGCTAGAACAAACGGtgtcaaaattgaattttgtgaaaaattgtctTGTATTGTGGGATGAGAAACAGCATGCGCTCTATCTGTGCATTTCTACCACGAGCCTAAGAGCAGCTGGTGGTAAATTTACCGACGAATTGAAAGTGCAAGAAGAACTTAATAATGAGCTTCGTAAACTACCGTCTTTTTACCAACCAAATAgaataaaactttttaatACTTTTCCACTGActataaatggaaaaatctgCACCAAAAGTTTgatgaaaacttttgaaactACAGAGAAAGGTCGTGTCCAAAATAGCCAGAAAGCGAATGATtcaaaattagtaaaaaaaatattattgcaaCTCTGgaaaaacgatttaaagtCAACAATCGATTCTGGATTTTTGGACAGTGGTGGGAATTCTGTAAAAGCAATGCAGATCGCCAACGAACTTTCTGCAGCATCAAAGATAGAGTTCCCTGAATTAATTGgtttgttattaaaaaatgaaacgctGGCTAACTGCATGGATTACGTACTTCAAAAAATCCAATCTTCTGTGCAAATAACTAGTAATGTAGACAATATTGTCAGTTCAAGTTCCAGCTACACACAATTtgcaatgaataaaaaaagaaagtatgATGTTATACAGcccaaaaaatattcacatccTAACTTATGTTTGTGGCAAAAATGTAGAGGAAGAGTGACTGGAGAGAATGATGAAAACTATCTTCTCCCAAGCACAAATTTGAATCTGAATATTCGTTCACAATTAATTGTGGAATGTACACAAGACTTGAAGAAATGTGTTGACGCATCGCCGACTATATTCAAATACTCTAGGTACACCAGTCATTCGGTTTATAAACTGCAATATTTGGTGAAATATGGCTAGTCAatggtaaaaataagaaatcaattttaaacAGATACAACATCTCAATTTCAGTGGTGAAATCTATACATCTGTAGGTTCCCATGCGGGTCTAATCCTGACTAAACAACTGAATAGTCACGATTCAATTACTTATGAAATAAATCTGCCAGATAGAATTGAAGCCTCAGTTCTTGTTCTGGATGAGTTTAAAGGAATTGTTGGTAAGTCGGTATCCATGGCTTCTTTCAAGTGTATGTTTTATACCATATAAGATGTGTTTATCCAATGTTAATTAAACTCAGGGTGTTACGATGGATACGTGTATTGCCTGAACTTGAAGAGTGGGCAAATAATTTGGAAATACAAAACTGGAGACACTGTCAAGTGCACTGCGGCAACAAGTAGTAATGGAAAAAGTGTTTTTGTAGGATCGtatgacaaatatttttacaatatctCTATAGAAGTAAGTATTATGATGAGCTAATCATAGTCCCataaatacaaataaacaCGCACATCTCAAATATCACACTCTGCGTTTAGGATGGTCAAGAGATATGGAGATTTAAATGTAGCGAAGGTAGCATTTCAGCTACTCCTTGTACCTGTCTGAGGGCATGTTCAGTTCTGTTTGGAACTCTCGATGGGACTTGCATGTCGTTGAACCAGACTTCTGGAGAAATAATTTGGAAGTTCAAATTCAATGATCCAATATTTTCCGCCCCAGCAATGCTAGAAAATGAAGACATCGTGTTCTGTAGTGTTTCGGGAGAAATGAAGTGCTTTAATTCGGAAACTGGTCAGGAGGTGAGACACTAAGCGCAGCAATTTCagcatagaaaaaaataaacttttaatGCCAAACAtaacgaattattatttctagaaatggaattataaaattgatgGCAATGTCTTTTCTCACTTGGTGATGAGAAAAAACTGCTTTATGAACACCGAGGAGCTAATCATTGGATCCACCAATAAAAGTGTTTACTGTCTCTCCATACAAACGCTTTCATCGACCCCAGTTCTGAAATATTCGGTTACTTTTGAATGTCCAATATTTGCGACACCCTACTGTGAAAGAGATGTTTTAATCGTTGCTGATACAGGCGGTGTTTTGAGTTTTATAAATGCTTTCAATGGTCAAGTTGTTACCAGCTTGAAATTGGGTGGTAACGTATTTTCATCACCTGTAATAAATGGTGAATTCCTTGTAGTAGGATGCAGAGACAATAATATGTATGTTGTGagaatagttggataaatgaaatttggaaaaagaaaaactaaaaaattgtgtttGTAAATGAAGAACGTTGATGAAAATATCCagattatttaatataatatcatttattttcgtaTGCCTCCCAAATTACAGTCGTAAGTGTTTCATTTCTCCAACAATCTGTAGAGTAGAATCGATGTTCCATTGAATTCGTGTAATATCGTATCAGTTTGTTTTATACCATGCAGCATGTAAGCTTGacacaaatttttgttaatcaattactttttaaaaaataatattcattcacTTAAAGTTCAcggtattattatacactcACAGTAACAAAGAAATATTCGTGCTCGCAAGCTCACCTAACATATTAgcatatttaaatttatttattcatttattggtAATATTACATAATTGAATTCTTCGCTGCCCGACAACCCACTGGagtgatgtataatatacttgTAATTCAATACAGATATTGTGATTCACATCAATCATCTTTTTTCTACATGGTATACCCACTCCGATTTTTAACATTATGTATACCCAATATTATAATTCACCTGCACTTATATTTCAATATGATGAATCATTTTAGACTTCTCCAATTAGTATGTACTATCGTCATAATCTATTCCTACCGTGAGAGGCTTGCCGTAATTACATTCAATGAGcagacatttttcaatttataactTATTCATGTTGTGAGCGACAAAAGGTAGCTTTCTGTTTCGTTACAAGTTGATATAAATTACTCTGTCCTATAATGACTATTCCCTAATCATTTACTTTGCATAACAACATTTTGTAAGTagttaaaaatatgatatatatattcgtagTAACATTAGCTTGGAAAACGTTTTTAAGGAACTGAAAAATGTGGATACATGTGAATCGTTTGCGATTAATCAAGACTCGCgacaaaaattacaatatactATATATTGTGTATTTTCAGCTTTTCATCGTggttttttttgcttcaaacATCAAGTAGAAGTCCCCACGTTCTGAATAACTGAGGGCTGAAGAGCAGGTGGATAAAAATTTGcgactatttatttatttttttttcatcttccacTTATGATACATATACATCGTTTTCATCGTAGTACCCTAGACTTAACAAAAGTAAGAATAATGATACTTATAGTACGGGATGAGTTGAACCCTTTGGATTAGGCTCGAATCAAATCCAAGCATAGGATATCAATTGATTCGCTAATTACGGTTACTGATCTTCGTCACCTAATTCATGCTTGACTTTGTTGAAGTCGAATTCCTCTCCTGTGGCGCGTTTGAAAATATCCAAAACATCCAGGCAAGTTGTTTCAAAATGCGTTGTCGCATCGTAGCTcgttgaaatgaataattgactGTTAAGACCATTGTCGGTCGGCTCGAGGTAGTCAGAGACTGATACAAACTTTTGTTTTATTGGCCCAAGCAAGTCGATACCAGGCTTTATTTCTGCTTCAGGATTGCTCGTCTCTACTGTAGTAGACACCATAGCAACAAACCAACCTTTAGCTGCTACTTGATGCGTGTGAGATACCAATGAGACGTAGATATCAGAGTTGCGATTCACCTAAGACAAAGTACAAAACATCTATATATTCAATTATCACAAATTGATTGGTTCAATCGTCAGGTTCTCTATCCAACTAAAGCCCTTTATTACTCCAACTGCTTTGAAACTGGCTAGAAATCTCTCGATTTCACTTCTTTAAGATGAATGAAATGTATTATTCCAATTGCTATCATATTTCACGCCTACCTGTTTCTGTGGAATGATAATTTGTGTTGAAAGAGCATCACCAGTGCCTGATATGGGATGGTCCAAGAGGCAAATGCATCTTATTACTTGTCCTACTTTGCGAACCTTGTCGGTCACATAAGTTGGATCGCAAAATACTTGCTTACATTTGGCTACTTCGGTACCAGATCGAACACCGACTAcctgaaattcaaaagaaaCTTGAGTAGacagataaattttattaaatatgtttgaaaataaaatttttagtgTGTTAAATTGACATCAGTAACAACTGGGCAGCACAGCAACAGATATGGAGAAGAGCGATTATAAACAAGGAGATAAATGAGTCAGTTGCATAACAACAATGTTCCCAGAGATAAgctttgcaaaattcaaagtCAAATCGTTTCGTTTACTTTAAATTATGATGGCAAATAGTTATGAAACTAGTTTACAGTAGTCGAACCAAACTAAAAGAACATCTGTCTCTGAAAGTCCTTTAAATCCTGTTTAAAAGCATTTATATTTGAGTTGTTTCACCAATCGTAATTccttttaaaaatgatttatacCTCAAATATTTCGAGGCAAAATAGTATACTGCCAATAGATTGTTCTGATACAAACTCACCTTTCCATCTTCCATGACAATCTCATCTATGGGTTTGTCCAGCATGTAGGTGCCTCCATAAATAGCACTAAGTCGAGCGAAACCTTGGGGTAGCTCGCCCAGCCCATACATGGGATACAGATACGGAGATTTTCCGTAACGAGCTAAACTGTCACTGTAGAGCTTAATTCTTCGAATTGTACCAATAGCGCTCTGGCCTATGTAATCGTCATCTCTAGTAGTGGAAAGACATAATTAGTGATATGTACATGATACGATAATAACAAGGTTCTAGTATCATAAATTCTAGTTCAAACACAAAATAATACTTGTTCTTACCTATACAAAGCGAGAGCGTGACCGGTAAAGTCTTGCGTATTCTTGTCGAGATTAAACTTATTGTAAAGAGCTTGCATGTTGTTCGAGAAAGGGTCAAAGCCGTCCCAGCTCTTGGGGTCATCCTCCTGTACGTTTTGTACCCAAATCAAGAAGTTTCTAAACCGTCTTTTCTCAAACAAACCCATAAGATCACTGGACAGTGCTTCCTGCTGATCGATAGGTACTTTGGAGATTTTTGCCGACTTGTAGACGTAGGAACCCTCTACTGATTTGAATTCCAAGTAACGTGTAACCCCTGTGTGAATCAGCAGCTTCACCAGCAGGCCATTGgccattaaaaattttgggatCAAATCCACATTCCAATCTCTACCACGTCCGTAGCTTCCGTCCGGTGGCGGTGCCTTGAATTTACTGAAACAGAATGTTGCTCAATCTCGACTCGCACAACTTGTCAAATCGTTAGAAGTTGCGtaaattactaaaaaaatCGGACAAATAtatgttgtatattttttttgaatggtCCCCCGTCTGCGGCCGCTGATTATACGGCCCTGGTACCGGTACTGACTAGTGCAGTATGATTCGACCATCAGGAGTGATTATCATTTAAAGCATCATAATAAGCGCAAACGGTTCTCATAGTGCAGCAGGTGTGGCGGTCGAGAATTTTGGTTGCAGAAATGAGACgaaatgtgtaataaaaactgagaattcaaaaattaaaacggGACCACCTTGCTTAGGTCAGGCACGTATCATAAGGCGGTTCTCAAAATCGATAAGACGAATGAACACGGGGACAggatgatttttcatttcaacagaCGAAAAGCGAGACACGCATAAGAAGTACAAAGAAGCACGAAGGCTCTGTTAGTTTTTTTCCGCCAAAGGAACGGGGGTTTCGCTTCGAACTCCGTTCTGTTCACTTTTTTACCCTGTAGAGCCTGAGTTTGGTGTGGCTGCAAAAACGGGAAGTGAAATGTTCGATGTCCGACATCATTCCACTCTACCGTTATCTTGCAAGGAGcgctgttattattatattctacATTCATACGACGAGCGAGTTGAAAGTTCGTTAACCGGgcgataaaaattgcaaatattttcagtacgGTACGTAGATGTGTATacgtaaaacgaaaaaaaaaagtacagttCCTTCTTGCTGGCGAGTCAATTTTATTAGGGTTATATCGAACAGCCTGCGTCGACTATAAACGATGTGTAATTAGgcgaaagaaatatttatgcATATCCGCGACCCCCCTTAAGGTTAGTTTATATCCCCTCCAGCCCCTCATTAAAGTTCTTCCGGTGTTCCCGAACGCCAGATAGCGTGGCTCTCTGCGACGTATGTGAATATACGTCTATACATCAATTTCCGAATAGTTTCACGGTTTGACATGGGCCTTGGTACGATTCGGGACCGCCTTTGGATCCCGGCGCGTTTTGTAAAGGGATTAACCCAACGGAACGATGAAAATAGATAGAAAACGTTGCAATTTTCCATCTGTTTGGGTAAAATTCGCGGGTAGATatacaaaaatcaatatcgTTTCACCCCGGCGTTTAAGCGACACCTGAACGAGACGAGGCGTTTTGCCTAGGTTCGTAGGCAGGGCCGAGAGTTTAGGCGTGCGACGAGTTTATTTTCCCGTACCTGAATAGGTCTTCGAGCGGCGTTATGGAGGCAGATTCACCGCCATAATACTTGTTGCGATCGACGTGTAAAACCTTTTTCCCGCTAACGGATAGCATTCCGCTGAGAATGCACTCCTTGAGCCCGGTTCCGAGCACAATCGCGTCGTATTCTTCATCCATCTTTGCACtgggtttattttttatatattatatcgaACTTTGCTGCACCTCCACGTCGTGTCAAACACCAATGTGTATTTAACGTCTTCTCCGCTTAACTCGAAGTCGCGAAACTATGCCGGAACTAGCAACgaacggacggacggacggctACGCTGCCTGATCTGGTCGCTCGTTCATTCGCCTGCTGCCTGCCTGGCTGCTACGTCAATTTCACTCCCACCAACACCGCTCCCCGTATATCGGGTGGGCATGCAATAATCTCCCGAGATTCCCGATTGCACGGAGGGCGTATCGTCGGATACGGTATTTACGGTCACACCGTGTTCGCAATCTTTTTACCACCAATATCCCTAGATCAGCTGGCTCAGAGCTTTGGCTCAGAGCTGGCTCAGAGTCCTCAGAGCTAACTCTTCCATAAAATAAAACCTTAGAAATTATAACTGATAGGGCTCTAGTGTAGCCTGTTCGCCGAtaaggaagagagaaaatcgAGGAATCTCCATACATTTATGTATCAAATAGAGTAAAACTATTCGCGGAATATTGCAACATTAACGTAAGCAGATTTGAATAGGCCATTATTCTTATCCTATTCTGACGCATGCGTAAATGCGCGTGCAAATAAGGATAAATGGTGGTAACATAtctcaattttctttctttctagcCGCATGAcctttccattatttttttgcatctTGCCCACCTTATTATCTCTATGATTTGCGGTTACCCGTATCCGCAATCTTTTAATCACCAATATACCTAGATCAGCTGGCTTTTCCGTGAAGTGAAACCAACAAAGAGCAACGTTTCATTGCACATGTTTGAAAGTCAAAATGCCTCATATTCTCATATCTACTTAGATCTCATTCAGTCCGTTATCgaacaaagaagaagaattaatACGAACGATTCGATGTTCCAATTTCGAATAGGTGATAGCATATAATGCTTGCCGGActtatcaattatttcaaatcttAAATTCCAAGCCCCCCGTTGAGTTTATTTCATCAGACGTTCCTACGTTACGTTCGAGATAATCGAACAGCTTCCATACAaaggtatgtacatacgtacatgtatatgaagtaaagtattaaaaatttatttatttatcatcacGACgtgtcaacatttttttcaaatacaataCCGAAGCCGACCGAGGCACCCTCAAAATCCGAATCTGCGTGAAAAATGACTCATTGCCAGTTGgtgaattttcaagaatatcGGTTGCACCTCGTGCATAACATACtgcatacatgcatattcAAGCCGGCGGCTTTCTGCATTCCATGCGTATCTGTGCTGCGCAGATGGAACATTATCGGCACctaaaaatattcgagaaaCCTATATTCACGCCTACAATATTATACTCGCATATGATATCTGTGCGTAATGCAACGATTTTCACCGCTCGAGACGGAAAACAATACACTGGATAAACCGACGAGTGCTTGTTTACGAAAATCATcaagtaattaattatctcCAGCCTGCCTGGTGTCTGTCAGATGCCTCGCTTGTCACGTGGTGGAATTCACCTCGTTCAAGGTCATGGCCGTATTACTAAGGGCAGCTGAATTCGTCAACATCAACGATACGCAGTTGATGATTTTGTACAGATAATTAGCTCAACAGCCTCGATCATGGATAATATATAGCGCATAGTTCCTTTTCACCTGTTCAGAGGAATCAAATTAAGATAataagtttttgaaatatacaGTTAAGCGTACAATAAATCGATGACGAACGCACAAAGTAAACGCATATGGAACAACTATGCTTCGAAAGTTTACATCAGGCGAGGAAAAACTCTGAAATTGTTGTGAGTAATCAGGGacaacgaattttatattcttcgTAGATCGTTCGTGCTGTTCTCGTACACAAATAACAGCTGGTGAGTGAAATCCCCAGTTCCTTACTGCGGCGACACCCGTAGCATGGTTCctagggtgaaaaaaaaaccggttGGGTTGGCAGAATTGCGATACTAAATCCGGCAGGTGGCGCTGCTCCCGCGCCGCGAAGTCAGTTCACTCGCCTCTGAGCTGCGAGCCAGGTGTGCGCGTGTACGTGGTCACGCTGAGGTTTTCTTTCCCCAAACATTCCTTCTATTTACAATAAACTTGTTTGTTGTTAATTTATAGGGCGAGTGAAGCTCG is a genomic window containing:
- the LOC107219756 gene encoding rab GDP dissociation inhibitor beta encodes the protein MDEEYDAIVLGTGLKECILSGMLSVSGKKVLHVDRNKYYGGESASITPLEDLFSKFKAPPPDGSYGRGRDWNVDLIPKFLMANGLLVKLLIHTGVTRYLEFKSVEGSYVYKSAKISKVPIDQQEALSSDLMGLFEKRRFRNFLIWVQNVQEDDPKSWDGFDPFSNNMQALYNKFNLDKNTQDFTGHALALYRDDDYIGQSAIGTIRRIKLYSDSLARYGKSPYLYPMYGLGELPQGFARLSAIYGGTYMLDKPIDEIVMEDGKVVGVRSGTEVAKCKQVFCDPTYVTDKVRKVGQVIRCICLLDHPISGTGDALSTQIIIPQKQVNRNSDIYVSLVSHTHQVAAKGWFVAMVSTTVETSNPEAEIKPGIDLLGPIKQKFVSVSDYLEPTDNGLNSQLFISTSYDATTHFETTCLDVLDIFKRATGEEFDFNKVKHELGDEDQ
- the LOC107219762 gene encoding beta-alanine-activating enzyme — translated: MLNTICDWSSPEDIAIEYHNSETIKKISYSELSDAKVKIEAVLAGAVKNHQFVGINCDVKAPSIPALILGILSQGSAFVNLPSTGVREISSRIGLSFAFSQSVLSGANSLCEVAVHGETVKLLELETIDGTNNIDKNEFAFAITTSGSTGIPKVVKVPHASIVPNILELKQILRLSKHDKIAQLTKLTFDPSIVETFLSLSSGSTLFMVSKEVINNPYKLLNLIFEHEVTFLQTTPSLWLYRWSEHQLGNTIFGRESKLKVLLLGGEPLPKIEMFRTVKHPINQTKIYNIYGITEVSCWASINEININHNEVETSPMINQYLGTPFSETIFQVRSEKGDIVCDGEGVLYIGSDTRVCAINNEDLKHLETPVFRKTGDLVEVKRNREFFYKGRCDRTVKRFGNRVDLTELEQTVSKLNFVKNCLVLWDEKQHALYLCISTTSLRAAGGKFTDELKVQEELNNELRKLPSFYQPNRIKLFNTFPLTINGKICTKSLMKTFETTEKGRVQNSQKANDSKLVKKILLQLWKNDLKSTIDSGFLDSGGNSVKAMQIANELSAASKIEFPELIGLLLKNETLANCMDYVLQKIQSSVQITSNVDNIVSSSSSYTQFAMNKKRKYDVIQPKKYSHPNLCLWQKCRGRVTGENDENYLLPSTNLNLNIRSQLIVECTQDLKKCVDASPTIFKYSSGEIYTSVGSHAGLILTKQLNSHDSITYEINLPDRIEASVLVLDEFKGIVGCYDGYVYCLNLKSGQIIWKYKTGDTVKCTAATSSNGKSVFVGSYDKYFYNISIEDGQEIWRFKCSEGSISATPCTCLRACSVLFGTLDGTCMSLNQTSGEIIWKFKFNDPIFSAPAMLENEDIVFCSVSGEMKCFNSETGQEKWNYKIDGNVFSHLVMRKNCFMNTEELIIGSTNKSVYCLSIQTLSSTPVLKYSVTFECPIFATPYCERDVLIVADTGGVLSFINAFNGQVVTSLKLGGNVFSSPVINGEFLVVGCRDNNMYVVRIVG